From the genome of Deltaproteobacteria bacterium:
GAGCCGCGCGCTACTGTAGGCCGTGGGAGGAAGCCCTCGGATGCAGGTGCACGTGGCTCAGGCGCAAATCACCAACCTGCCCGTGGACGCGATCGTCAACCCAGCGAACTCCATGGGGATCATGGGCGGCGGGATCTCCGGGATGATCCGGCGGACGGGAGGCGACGAGATCCAACGCGAGGCGATGGCGTGCGCCCCGATCGCGGTGGGAGCCGCGGCGATCACCACGGCCGGATCGCTGCCCGCCGGGTGCGTCATCCACGCGCCGATCGTCGAGGACCCGGCCCACGAGGTCACCGCGGAGAACGTGCGCCGGGCGGCCCGGGCGGCCCTCGTGGCCGCGGCCGCCAACGAACTCGAGGTGATCGCCGTGCCCGCCATGGGCACCGGCTTCCAAGGCCTGGCGCCCGCGGAGGCGGCCCGCGCCATCGTCGAAGAAATTCGCGCCCACCGGCGGCCTTTCCCGACGACCATCTACCTGGTCGACACGGACCCCGAGGTCATCGCAGCGTTCGAAGACGCGCTGCGAAATGCGCAGCAAGGGCTGTAGTTCCACGGCCCGGTGCGTATACTCCCCGGGCCGTGCCGCTCGACCTGTACATGCCCGCCGGGATCGCGATCGTCCTCGCGCTCGGCTTCTGCGGAATGTTCGTGTTGCTCGCGGTCGCCGTCGGCCCCAAGCGGGTCACGCCGGTCAAGCTGAGCCCGTTCGAGTGCGGATCGGAGCCGATCGGATCCCCGAGGGCTCGGTATTCCGTCAAATTCTACCAGGTCGCCATCCTTTTCCTGGTGTTCGACATCGAAACAGCGTTCATGTATCCGTGGGCCGTGCTGTACCGCGACGAGCTGTCGGTGTCCGCGACCGGCGGCGTGAGCCCGTTCGGCTTCGTCGAGATGCTCGCGTTCGTCGCGGTGCTCGTCGTAGCGCTCACGTACGTGTGGAGAAAGAAGGCGATCGGATGGGACTAGAACTGACGACCACACGCCTCGAGGACGCGGCCGGCTGGGCGAAGAAGGCCCGCGACGCCGCCAACTGGGGCCGCAAGTACTCGCTGTTTACGTACCCCTTCGTCACCGCGTGCTGCGGCATGGAGTTCATGTCCGTGGCCGCGTCGAAGTACGACATCGCGCGGTTCGGCGCGGAGTTCCCGCGGTTTTCGCCGCGCCAGTCGGACCTGCTGATGATCGTCGGAACGATCACCGAGCGGCAGGGACCCGTGTTGCGCCGCGTCTACGACCAGATGGCCGAACCCAAATGGGTGATCGCATTCGGCGTGTGCGCATCGACCGGCGGGTTCTACCAGAACTACAGCGCGATGCCGGGAGCTGACCAGGTCGTCCCGGTCGACGTGTACATCCCGGGCTGCCCTCCGCGCCCCGAACAAGTGCTCGACGCGCTCATCCTGCTGCAGCGGCGCATTCAGGAGTCGCGCGGCCACTCGCAGGTGGCCGAGGCGCAGCCGGCACGCCGCTGACCGGAGGTGGACCGATGGCCCAGCGCGTACTCGACGACCTTGCGGCCCGCTTCGGCGACGCGGTGCAGACGCGCTCGGAACACGGCGACGAGATCGTCGTGGTCTCGCGCGACCGCCTGGTCGACGTCGCGACCTACCTTCGCGACGCGCCGGACCTGGCGTTCGACGCGCCGGTGTTCGCCACGGTGATCGACTGGCTCGGCCAGGGCAAGGAGCCGCGCTTCGAAGCGGTGTGGGGGCTGCGATCCTCGCAGCACTACCACCGCATCCAGATCCGGGTTCCGCTCGACGAAGACGACCTGCGCGTTCCGTCGCTGTCGGGCTTGTGGAAGGGGTTCGGCTGGCCGGAGCGCGAGGCGTTCGACATGTACGGGGTGCGGTACGACGGGCATGGCGACCTTCGCCGCATCCTCCTGTACGAGGAGTTCGTCGGGCACCCGCTGCGCAAGGACTACCCAAAGGAGAAGCGCCAGCCGCTCGTACGGCGCGACGGCGCGAACGAGTGATGTCGACCGTCCAGACCTACGTCCTCGGCCAGAAGAACGCGGCCGATCTCGACGCCGAGCAGGAGCTGCCGGCGGAGCTGATGACCATCAACATGGGGCCGTCGCACCCGGCGATGCACGGCACCATCCGAATGGTCCTTCAGATCGACGGCGAGCGCGTCGTCGACGCCGACGTGCAGCCCGGCTACCTTCACCGCTGCTTCGAAAAAGAATCCGAATACGCCACGTACACGCAGATCTTTCCCTACACGGATCGCCTCAACTACGTGTCGCCGATGCTCAACAACGTCGGCTTTGCACTGGCGGTCGAGAAGCTGCTCGGCATCGAAACGCCGGAGCGGTGCCAGTACATCCGCGTCATCATCGGCGAGATGTCGCGCATCACCGATCACCTCACGTGCATCGGCGCATCGGCGATGGAGGTTGGCGCGTTCACCGCGTTCTTGTACCTGCTCAAGGCCCGCGAGTGGTTCTACGAGCTGCTCGAGGAGCTGTCGGGCGCTCGCCTGACCCACTCGTACGTGCGGATCGGCGGCGTTGCCCGCGACCTCACCGCGGACTTCGACCCGAAGTTGCGCGACCTGCTCAACCGCACCGAAGGTGTGCTGGCCGAAGTCGAGACACTACTGACCAACAACCGGATTTTCCGCCAGCGCATGGAGGGGGTGTCGGTGGTGTCGCGCGACGACGCGATCGCGTGGGGGTTCACCGGGCCGCTCGGCCGCGCCAGCGGCCTCGACTACGACGTGCGCAAGGACTACCCGTACCTCGTCTACGACCGCGTCGAATTCGACGTGCCGGTCGGCGAGCACGGCGACTGCTTCGACCGATATCTCGTCCGCATGGAGGAGATGCGCCAGTCGATCCGCATCCTGCGCCAGTGCCTCGACCAGATCCGCCCCGGACCGATCTGCGTCGACGACCTGCGCGTCACGCTGCCGGACAAGTCCGAGGTCTACAACACGATCGAGGCGATGATCGCGCACTTCAAGCTCATCGTCGACGGCATCCGCGTTCCGCCGGGTCAGACCTACAGCTTCACCGAGGGAGGCAACGGCGAGCTTGGCTTCTTCGTCATCGCCGACGGCACCGGCCGCCCCTACAAGGTGCACGTCCGGTCGCCATGCTTCATCGCGTTGCAGGCGCTGCCGTCGATGATCCGCGGCGCGTTGATCTCCGACATCATCCCGACGTTCGGGATGATCAACATGATCGGCGGAGAGTGCGACCGATGACCCACCAGCCGAAGACCCCCGCGTTCGCCAACGACCAGCCCGGCGAGATCGCCCAGCGCAGCGGCGGCGACACGGTGACGCTCACGATCGACGGCCGCGAGGTGACCGTGCCGAAGGGCACCAACGTCCTCGAGGCGGCGCGCAAACTCGGCATCGAGATCAGCGCGTTCTGCTACCACCCGGGACTGCCGATCGCGGCGGTGTGCCGGCAGTGCCTCGTCAAGATCGAAAAGGCGCCCAAGCCGGTGCCGGCGTGCCAGGCGGTGTGCGGCGACGGCATGGTGGTGTCGACGTGCGACCCGGACGTGGTCGATCGGCGGCGGCAGATGCTCGAGTTCACGCTGCTCAACCACCCGATCGACTGCCCGATCTGCGACAAAGCCGGCGAGTGCATCCTGCAGCGCCTGTATTTCGACCACGATGCCCAGCACTCGCGCGTCGACGTGCCGAAGGTCCGCAAGGCCAAGGTGGTCGACGTCGGTCCCCGCATCATGCTCGACCAGGAGCGGTGCATTCTGTGCACGCGGTGCATCCGTGTTTGCGATCAGGTGGCCGGCCAGCATCAGCTCGAGATGGCGTTCCGCGGCGACCGCGAAGTGCTCAACACCGCGCCGGGCGAACGGCTCGACAATCCCTATTCGGTCAACACGGTCGACGTGTGTCCCGTCGGCGCGCTCACGCAAAAGGACTTCCGGTTCACGCTGCGCGCCTGGGAACTGCTGATGACGCCATCGATCTGCAACGGCTGCGCGACCGGCTGCAACATCGAGATCCACCACCGCGAGGGGCACGTCTATCGACTGCGCCCGCGCTACTGCCGCGAGGTCAACAAGCACTGGATGTGCGACGAGGGGCGCGAGACCTACAGGGAACTGCGCGACCGACGCGTCGCGGCTCCCGCGGTCGACGGCTTGCCGGCGTCGTGGACGGCCGCGCTGTCGGCTGCCGGTCAGGTCCTGGGCGCCGCGCTCGACGCAGACCGGGGCGCCGTCGGCGTCGTCCTGTCGGCGCAGCACACCAACGAGGACAACTACGTCCTGGCAAAGCTCGCGCGCGAACACTGGCAGGTCGGCCGCGTCTACGCGGTCGGTCGCAGCCCGGTCCCCGAGCGCGCCGACGACATCTTGCGCGACGCCGACGTCAACCCGAACACCCGCGGCGCCCATGCGTGCGCCGGCGACTCCGCTGCCGGCGTGGACGCCCTCGCCGGCGACCTGCGCGACGGCGCACTGCGTGCCCTCGTCGTCCTCGGCGGCGCCGAGGCGCTCGCGGACGATGTGCTGGACAAGGCCGCCGGCCTCGACGCGCTCATCGTGCTGGCGGCACGCGAGGTCGGACTGGCGCGCGTAGCGAAGGTGCTGCTGCCGGTCGCGGCCTGGGCCGAAGTGGACGGCACGGTGACCAACCGGCAGGGCCTCGTCCAGCGGATGCACGCGGCCTACCCGCCGCCCGGTGCGGCCGTGCCGGCGTGGGAAGCCGCGGTCAAGCTCGGTCGCGCGACCGGGGCGGCCGTCGACTACGCCGACGCCAAGAGCGTCTTTTCCGAGATGATCGAACACGTCCCCGAGCTGTCCGACGCAGCCTGGGGCAAGCCGGCGCCGCTGATTCAACTGCGGTTCGCCCACTCGCGCGGATGATGGCTCGCTTCCTGCTCCGAGTATCGCTCGTCCTCGGCCTGCTGGCCGGGCTCGCCGCCACGCTCGCCGCGGCGGCGCTCGTGACCGCCTGGCTGCCGGCGTGGCTCGCCGCGCCGGTCAAATGGCTCGCGCTCGTCCTCGTGTTCGTCATGCCGGTCGCCTCGTTGCTCACGTGGGCCGAACGGCGCCAGAGCGCGATGATGCAAGACCGTCTCGGTCCCAACCGGGCCAACATCGGCCGCGTGCGCGCGTGGGGCCTGCTTCACTTTGTGGCCGACGCGGTCAAGATGATCGGCAAGGAGGACTTCATCCCCGGCCGCGCACACCGCGGGTTGTTCTCCCTTGCGCCGATGCTCGCGCTCGCACCGGTGCTCATCGCGTTCGCCATCATCCCGTTCGGCCCGGACATCTACCCCGACGAGCTGTTCACCGTATTCGACAAGTGGCGCCCCGATCGCGAAGGTGGCGTCGCGATGCAGATGTTCCAGGTCGACTTCGGCCTGATCTTCTACTTCGCGATCCTGTCGATTTCGAACTTCGGCGCGACGATCGCCGGGTGGGCGAGCTACAACAAGTGGGCGCTGCTCGGCGGGCTGCGGGCCTCGTCGCAGATGATGTCGTACGAGGTGACGATGGGGCTGTCGCTGATGGGCGTGTTCCTCGTCATGGGCACGCTGGAGCCCGGTGCGATGGTCCGCTGGCAAGGCCACAACCCGGTGTACTGGGGAGCGGTCGTCCAGTTGCCCGCGTTGATCCTGTTTTTCACCGCGGCCATCGCGGAGACGAAGCGCGGCCCGTTCGACCTGCCAGAAGGCGAGTCCGAGATCGTCGGTTATTTCATCGAATACTCGGGCATTCGCTGGGGCATGTTCTTTCTCGCCGAATTCATCGAGATCGTGTTCATTTCGATGGTCGTCGCGACCGTGTTCTTCGGCGGCTGGCAGTTCCCCTTCCTCGACGATGACGGTTTCAAGCTGCTCGGGTGGGCGATGTACCTCGACCACTGGGCCGTCGTCGTACTGCGCGTGTTGGCCTTCGTGTTGAAGGTCATCGCGCTGTGCTGGCTGCAGCTCACGATCCGATGGACGCTGCCGCGGTTCCGCCCCGACCAACTCATGACCCTCGGCTGGAAGCGACTGCTGCCGCTGTCGCTGCTCAACTTGATGATCACGGCGCTCGTCACGCTGTGGCTGGGGAGGTGATGCCATGCCCCGCGTCGTCGCCGACTCTCACCGCAACCCCAAGGTGCGCACCGTCGCAGTCGACCGTCCCGCGCCGGAGCGGGCCACGTTCTTGCGCGCGAGCCTGCAAGGGTTGGGTGTCACCGTCAAACACTTTTTCCGCAACGTCACCACGCAGCGCGACGTCGAGACCATTCAATACCCGGAGGAAAAGCGGCCCTACCCGCCGCGCCACCGCGGGCTTCATCGGTTGATGAAACGACCGGACGGTCGCGTGCGCTGTGTGGCGTGCATGTGCTGCCCGACGGTGTGCCCAGCGCACTGCATTACGATCGTTCCTGCGGAAACTGACGACCCGACGGTCGAAAAGTACCCCGCCGTGTTCGAGATCGACGAGCTTCGCTGCGTCGTGTGCGGGCTGTGCGAGGAGGCGTGTCCGTGCGACGCGATCCGCATGGACTCGGGCCTGCACGCGCCGCCGGTCGAGTTCCGCGGCGACGCGATCGAAACGAAGGAGTCGATGCTCGCGCGCGGTGATGTGAGCACCGCGACCCAGGGCGGAGTAGGCCCCGACTGGCGCGAGGTCGGCCCGCTCGGGCCGCGCCGCGACTAGGTCCCGCGACCGCGCGCCGCGCGCGCATTGTACACACGTCGCACGAAAGAATCGACGTTGATTCGCACGCGCGCGATGACTACCCTTGTAACCAGGTCATCGACTGTTCAGCGCGAAAGGAGGCAATACTTTTCCCTACAGAGTCTATCCAGGGATCCGCCGCTGATCGGAGCGCGCACGCCCGCACGTCGGGAAGCCCAGACCGATTATTTTCGTGGAGCCCACCTACAGGAATGTAGGGGATAGAAACGCCCACCATCGGCTGAACGGTTGGTTGCCGACAACTGGCGGCCCGGAACGCACCGGGTCGCCCGTTTTTTTTCGGCGCGGCGACCCGTGTCTGCCGGCCGACGGTCACCGCGGTCGACACGACAGGCCGGAGGCCGCCGGCGGGCAGTGGCCGACGGCGAGCAGATCCATGGCGACGGCGACCGCGATGTGCAGCGCGGCGCCGCCCCAGATGGACCGCGTCCGCATCGCGAGGGTCCCCAGCACCACTCCCGCGACGATTGCGCCGAGCGTTTCGGGCATCGGCTTGCCGTAGTGGATCATGCAGTACGGTACGACCATCGCAAAGATGGCGGCCGACCCCATACTGCGTTCGAGCCCTCGCAACATGAAGCCGCGAAAGAAGAACTCCAGGGAGATGAACTGAGCCGCGTACAGAGCTTCCCAGGCCCAGAAATCCAGCGCGCTGCGGTTGGCCCACTTGTAGAACGGATACGTGTGCTGAAACGACGCGCGCGTCGACGCCCACGCCACGAGCGGCGCTACCGCCGCGAGCAGTGCCACGTACGCCCACGCGTGCCGGCGCAGGTGGCCCACCCCCAGGTAGTAGTCGCGCACGCGCTGTCCCGGGATCGCGGCGATCACGACAGCCGGCAAGATCAGGTAACCGAACACGCGCCACCCGGCCCACCACGCAAACTGGGCCAGGTCGTAGTACCGCCCGGCCCAATCGGCGTCCTGGCGCGGAAAGAGCCGCGAAAACACGGAGCGCTCGCCCCAATAGGCCTGCAGCGTCAACGACACCGCGACCGTGACGAACACGATTGGCGGCATCCAATCCACGCGCGTACCCCGCCCGGGCAGGTGCTCCGCATCGATCGCGCGCCACTGGTCCGGCAGCGCACGCCGCAACAGATCCCCGATCGTCGCTACGATCCGCACGGCATTGCTAACGGCGGCGCGCTTCACGATGCGCGCGCCGGCACGTCCGGTAGCTCGTGTTCCCCGTCGGCGGCGTCATCCGTGCACCTGCCCGAGGCCGCTAGCGGCCGGCAATCCACGC
Proteins encoded in this window:
- a CDS encoding NADH-quinone oxidoreductase subunit I translates to MPRVVADSHRNPKVRTVAVDRPAPERATFLRASLQGLGVTVKHFFRNVTTQRDVETIQYPEEKRPYPPRHRGLHRLMKRPDGRVRCVACMCCPTVCPAHCITIVPAETDDPTVEKYPAVFEIDELRCVVCGLCEEACPCDAIRMDSGLHAPPVEFRGDAIETKESMLARGDVSTATQGGVGPDWREVGPLGPRRD
- a CDS encoding ferredoxin, which translates into the protein MPRPDPPRTDLRRRPARHAAGQVRGLQHDRGDDRALQAHRRRHPRSAGSDLQLHRGRQRRAWLLRHRRRHRPPLQGARPVAMLHRVAGAAVDDPRRVDLRHHPDVRDDQHDRRRVRPMTHQPKTPAFANDQPGEIAQRSGGDTVTLTIDGREVTVPKGTNVLEAARKLGIEISAFCYHPGLPIAAVCRQCLVKIEKAPKPVPACQAVCGDGMVVSTCDPDVVDRRRQMLEFTLLNHPIDCPICDKAGECILQRLYFDHDAQHSRVDVPKVRKAKVVDVGPRIMLDQERCILCTRCIRVCDQVAGQHQLEMAFRGDREVLNTAPGERLDNPYSVNTVDVCPVGALTQKDFRFTLRAWELLMTPSICNGCATGCNIEIHHREGHVYRLRPRYCREVNKHWMCDEGRETYRELRDRRVAAPAVDGLPASWTAALSAAGQVLGAALDADRGAVGVVLSAQHTNEDNYVLAKLAREHWQVGRVYAVGRSPVPERADDILRDADVNPNTRGAHACAGDSAAGVDALAGDLRDGALRALVVLGGAEALADDVLDKAAGLDALIVLAAREVGLARVAKVLLPVAAWAEVDGTVTNRQGLVQRMHAAYPPPGAAVPAWEAAVKLGRATGAAVDYADAKSVFSEMIEHVPELSDAAWGKPAPLIQLRFAHSRG
- a CDS encoding NADH-quinone oxidoreductase subunit B gives rise to the protein MGLELTTTRLEDAAGWAKKARDAANWGRKYSLFTYPFVTACCGMEFMSVAASKYDIARFGAEFPRFSPRQSDLLMIVGTITERQGPVLRRVYDQMAEPKWVIAFGVCASTGGFYQNYSAMPGADQVVPVDVYIPGCPPRPEQVLDALILLQRRIQESRGHSQVAEAQPARR
- a CDS encoding macro domain-containing protein translates to MQVHVAQAQITNLPVDAIVNPANSMGIMGGGISGMIRRTGGDEIQREAMACAPIAVGAAAITTAGSLPAGCVIHAPIVEDPAHEVTAENVRRAARAALVAAAANELEVIAVPAMGTGFQGLAPAEAARAIVEEIRAHRRPFPTTIYLVDTDPEVIAAFEDALRNAQQGL
- a CDS encoding CPBP family intramembrane metalloprotease, which produces MRIVATIGDLLRRALPDQWRAIDAEHLPGRGTRVDWMPPIVFVTVAVSLTLQAYWGERSVFSRLFPRQDADWAGRYYDLAQFAWWAGWRVFGYLILPAVVIAAIPGQRVRDYYLGVGHLRRHAWAYVALLAAVAPLVAWASTRASFQHTYPFYKWANRSALDFWAWEALYAAQFISLEFFFRGFMLRGLERSMGSAAIFAMVVPYCMIHYGKPMPETLGAIVAGVVLGTLAMRTRSIWGGAALHIAVAVAMDLLAVGHCPPAASGLSCRPR
- a CDS encoding NADH-quinone oxidoreductase subunit D — translated: MSTVQTYVLGQKNAADLDAEQELPAELMTINMGPSHPAMHGTIRMVLQIDGERVVDADVQPGYLHRCFEKESEYATYTQIFPYTDRLNYVSPMLNNVGFALAVEKLLGIETPERCQYIRVIIGEMSRITDHLTCIGASAMEVGAFTAFLYLLKAREWFYELLEELSGARLTHSYVRIGGVARDLTADFDPKLRDLLNRTEGVLAEVETLLTNNRIFRQRMEGVSVVSRDDAIAWGFTGPLGRASGLDYDVRKDYPYLVYDRVEFDVPVGEHGDCFDRYLVRMEEMRQSIRILRQCLDQIRPGPICVDDLRVTLPDKSEVYNTIEAMIAHFKLIVDGIRVPPGQTYSFTEGGNGELGFFVIADGTGRPYKVHVRSPCFIALQALPSMIRGALISDIIPTFGMINMIGGECDR
- a CDS encoding NADH-quinone oxidoreductase subunit C gives rise to the protein MAQRVLDDLAARFGDAVQTRSEHGDEIVVVSRDRLVDVATYLRDAPDLAFDAPVFATVIDWLGQGKEPRFEAVWGLRSSQHYHRIQIRVPLDEDDLRVPSLSGLWKGFGWPEREAFDMYGVRYDGHGDLRRILLYEEFVGHPLRKDYPKEKRQPLVRRDGANE
- a CDS encoding NADH-quinone oxidoreductase subunit A, with product MPAGIAIVLALGFCGMFVLLAVAVGPKRVTPVKLSPFECGSEPIGSPRARYSVKFYQVAILFLVFDIETAFMYPWAVLYRDELSVSATGGVSPFGFVEMLAFVAVLVVALTYVWRKKAIGWD
- a CDS encoding NADH-quinone oxidoreductase subunit H; this translates as MMARFLLRVSLVLGLLAGLAATLAAAALVTAWLPAWLAAPVKWLALVLVFVMPVASLLTWAERRQSAMMQDRLGPNRANIGRVRAWGLLHFVADAVKMIGKEDFIPGRAHRGLFSLAPMLALAPVLIAFAIIPFGPDIYPDELFTVFDKWRPDREGGVAMQMFQVDFGLIFYFAILSISNFGATIAGWASYNKWALLGGLRASSQMMSYEVTMGLSLMGVFLVMGTLEPGAMVRWQGHNPVYWGAVVQLPALILFFTAAIAETKRGPFDLPEGESEIVGYFIEYSGIRWGMFFLAEFIEIVFISMVVATVFFGGWQFPFLDDDGFKLLGWAMYLDHWAVVVLRVLAFVLKVIALCWLQLTIRWTLPRFRPDQLMTLGWKRLLPLSLLNLMITALVTLWLGR